Sequence from the Armatimonadota bacterium genome:
GTCTTCCACAACCTGATTGCGACCTTCCGCCGCCACCTGCCGACCTGGCACCGCTATTGGGGCGTGCGCCGCCGCGCCCTCGGGTACGAGCGGCTGGGCGTGTACGACGAGCGGGCGCCGCTTGGTGCGCAAGAGCCCCGTGTCACGTTTCCGCAGGCGGTCGAGTGGATCGCGCAGGGATTGGCACCCCTCGGCGACGAGTACGTCTCGACGCTGCGGCGCGGGACGCTCGAGCAGCGATGGGTGGATCTCTATCCGAACCGCGGTAAGCAGTCCGGCGCCTTCTCCATGGGTGCACCCGGCACGCACCCGTTCATCCTGATGAGCTACAGCGACGACATCTACAGCGCCAGCACCCTGGCCCACGAGCTCGGGCACTCGATGCACTCGCACTTCGCGTGGCGCACCCAGCCGTTGATCTACGCTCGATACCCGTTGTTCCTGGCCGAGGTTGCCTCGAACTTCAACCAGGCCATGCTCCGCGCTTACCTGCTGGCTACCCAGAGCGATCCCGGGTTCCAGATCGCCGTGATCGAAGAGGCGATGGCCAACTTCCACCGCTACTTCTTCATCATGCCGACGCTCGCCCGGTTCGAGCTGGAGATCCACGAGCGGGTCGAGCGCGGAGGAGCCCTGACATCGCAGGACCTGACGGCGCTCATGGCCGATCTGTTTCGCGAGGCGTACGGGGACGAGGTGGAGATTGACGCCGACCGCGTCGGCGTGACCTGGGCCACCTTCCACACGCACCTCTACATCAGCTTCTACGTCTTCCAGTACGCTACGGGGATCGCCGCGGCGCACGCGCTGGCCGGCGACGTCCTCTCGGGCGTGCCGGGCGCTTCTGAGCGCTATCTCGAGTTCCTATCGGCCGGCGGATCGAGGTATCCTCTCGACGCTCTAAAGAAGGCAGGTGTTGATATGGTCTCCCCTGAGCCGGTGGAGCGGGCGTTTGGGACCCTCTCCCAGATGGTGGACCGGTTGGAGGGCTGCCTGACGCAGATGAAGGCCAATAGCCGTGGATAGCGACGCCCGTCGCAGGATACGAGAGCTGTCGTCACTGATTGGGAACACTCCCCTCCTGGCGATCGAGTTCCTCTTCAGGGGGCGCAGGCGCACGCTCTACGCCAAGGCCGAGAACCTGAACATGACCGGCAGCATCAAGGACCGGATGGCCCTCCACGTGATGGAGCAGGGCTATGCCATGGGCCTCCTCAAGCCCGGATACACGATCGCAGAGGCAACGAGCGGCAACACGGGCATCGCCTTTGCCGCCATAGGCCGAGCCCTGGGGCATCCGGTCGTCGTCTTCATGCCGGACTGGATGAGCGCGGAGCGGGTCAATCTCATCCGGAGCCTGGGTGCCAGGATCGTCCTCGTGAGCAGGGAAGAGGGAGGATTCCTCGGCAGCATCCGCCGCTCAGAGGAACTGGCGGAGAAGACCGATGGGGTCTTCCTTCCCAGGCAGTTCTCAAACCTGGACAACATAGAAGCCCACTACAGGACCACCGGCCCAGAGATATGGTGGCAGATGAGGTTCCGCTCGGTTCGTCCCGATGCTTTCGTCGCCGGTGTTGGGACAGGCGGCACAGTAATGGGAACCGGGCGCTTCCTGAGGGAGAAATACCCCGGCGTCAAGGTCCATCCCCTGGAACCGTCCAGCTCCCCAACGCTCTCAACCGGTCACAAGGTAGGGAAGCACCGGATTCAGGGGATATCCGACGAGTTCATCCCGCCCATCGTGGATCTGAGTTCGCTGGATTCGGTGGTCAGCGTGGACGACGGGGACGCGATTCTCATG
This genomic interval carries:
- the pepF gene encoding oligoendopeptidase F; the encoded protein is MGVSAVPPRSAIAVEHTWDAASIFPNDDAWEAAFRGIVDGLPALEAFRGRLGDGAGTLADWLEAMQAAFRTLWQVVAYATMGHSVDKTDQAASARHDRARGLLARVTAKVAFAEPEIIALGFDNLRRWIAEEPRLAIYAHYVDRLARRAPHVRSPEVEELLGFVADPFRAAAATHGILADADLVFPPARTSAGEPVEVAQGNLRVLLSHEDREVRRTAWEGYADAHLAHRHAMANCLSAGVKQAVFMARARRYGSALEASLLANDIPVDVFHNLIATFRRHLPTWHRYWGVRRRALGYERLGVYDERAPLGAQEPRVTFPQAVEWIAQGLAPLGDEYVSTLRRGTLEQRWVDLYPNRGKQSGAFSMGAPGTHPFILMSYSDDIYSASTLAHELGHSMHSHFAWRTQPLIYARYPLFLAEVASNFNQAMLRAYLLATQSDPGFQIAVIEEAMANFHRYFFIMPTLARFELEIHERVERGGALTSQDLTALMADLFREAYGDEVEIDADRVGVTWATFHTHLYISFYVFQYATGIAAAHALAGDVLSGVPGASERYLEFLSAGGSRYPLDALKKAGVDMVSPEPVERAFGTLSQMVDRLEGCLTQMKANSRG
- a CDS encoding PLP-dependent cysteine synthase family protein; the protein is MDSDARRRIRELSSLIGNTPLLAIEFLFRGRRRTLYAKAENLNMTGSIKDRMALHVMEQGYAMGLLKPGYTIAEATSGNTGIAFAAIGRALGHPVVVFMPDWMSAERVNLIRSLGARIVLVSREEGGFLGSIRRSEELAEKTDGVFLPRQFSNLDNIEAHYRTTGPEIWWQMRFRSVRPDAFVAGVGTGGTVMGTGRFLREKYPGVKVHPLEPSSSPTLSTGHKVGKHRIQGISDEFIPPIVDLSSLDSVVSVDDGDAILMAQKLAAELGLGVGISSGANFLGALRVQNDLGGDAVVVTIFSDDNKKYLSTDLLREEPVRDGFLSPEVRLLEVRALKRVCYTCCDPQACLEVASSGIAEENPPPRCPMRPCSMSS